One genomic region from Bacteroidota bacterium encodes:
- a CDS encoding Crp/Fnr family transcriptional regulator gives MECNDNNVRCHQCPVKDITSFNTLTKEQLDIIADSKTCVVFKKGQIIMHEGNKPNGVYCIQKGKCKTHKLGIEGKEQIIRFAKSGDMLGYRSILSDEPLSASITALEDTYACFVPRQELFDIIDLNSRFSMELMRIACHELGEAGKIITNLAQKTVRERLAEMLLILEKTFGINEEGNLDVSLTREEIANLVGTATESTIRLLSEFKEDKLIILKGRKIKLINKPKLAKIGNVYD, from the coding sequence ATGGAATGTAATGATAATAATGTAAGATGCCACCAGTGTCCGGTAAAGGACATCACATCTTTTAATACACTGACTAAAGAACAGTTAGACATTATTGCTGATAGCAAAACTTGTGTTGTTTTTAAAAAAGGACAGATAATAATGCATGAAGGTAATAAACCTAATGGGGTTTATTGCATCCAAAAAGGAAAATGCAAAACACATAAATTAGGAATAGAAGGTAAAGAACAGATTATTCGTTTTGCAAAAAGCGGAGATATGTTAGGTTATAGATCTATCTTGAGTGATGAACCACTTTCAGCTTCAATTACAGCTCTTGAAGATACTTATGCATGCTTTGTGCCACGGCAGGAGCTATTTGATATTATAGATTTGAATTCACGTTTTTCGATGGAGCTGATGAGAATAGCTTGTCATGAATTGGGTGAGGCAGGAAAAATAATTACAAATCTCGCTCAGAAAACCGTAAGAGAGAGATTAGCAGAGATGTTGCTTATTCTTGAGAAAACTTTTGGAATAAACGAGGAGGGGAATCTTGATGTTTCTCTTACAAGAGAGGAAATAGCCAATCTTGTAGGTACTGCAACCGAATCTACAATCAGACTTTTATCTGAGTTTAAAGAAGATAAGCTGATAATATTAAAAGGACGAAAAATAAAATTGATAAATAAACCCAAGCTCGCTAAGATTGGAAATGTTTATGATTAA